The following coding sequences are from one Arthrobacter sp. PvP023 window:
- a CDS encoding serine hydrolase domain-containing protein, producing MPLSSGFTVPEFQAVRDLFDSFLRNDAQYSAQVSVYRSGTKVVDLSGGPHLAKDSITGAYSCSKGVAAFVIALLVQDGLLNLDRTVAHYWPEFAANGKGEITVRQALSHRAGLLGVEGGLALSEFTTADAARKLAATAPLWRPGATFGYHALTIGIIMEELCRRVSGNALQDLYGSRIRRPFGIDFFLGLPEDQESRYRDVLYAVDAGQPWLDPLGLEGLNGNAAVSTVMELPNHRVIRKHGMSSAGGVGSAEGLARLYAAATTGVDGGPAFLSPETIRTMSEEQVWGLDRTSGLDNAFAVVFMKPHPSRNFGSHRAFGHEGANAALGFADPGYDLAFGYIPGTQEEGRTPGRAHRLAHAARQAAASSAQALPAGVTRE from the coding sequence ATGCCACTTTCGTCCGGTTTTACCGTGCCCGAATTCCAAGCGGTCAGGGACCTGTTTGATTCGTTCCTCAGGAACGACGCGCAGTACAGCGCCCAGGTCTCCGTCTACCGTTCGGGCACGAAGGTGGTGGACCTTAGCGGAGGCCCGCACTTGGCAAAGGATTCGATCACGGGCGCCTACTCCTGCTCCAAAGGCGTGGCTGCCTTCGTCATCGCCCTCCTGGTCCAGGACGGATTGCTGAACCTTGACCGTACCGTGGCTCACTACTGGCCGGAGTTCGCCGCCAACGGAAAAGGGGAGATCACCGTACGGCAGGCGCTCTCCCACCGCGCAGGGCTGCTGGGTGTGGAAGGCGGCCTGGCACTCAGTGAATTTACGACGGCGGACGCAGCGCGGAAGCTCGCCGCCACGGCACCGCTGTGGCGGCCCGGAGCCACGTTCGGGTACCACGCCCTCACCATCGGCATCATCATGGAGGAACTCTGCCGCCGCGTCTCCGGTAACGCCCTGCAGGACTTGTACGGTTCCCGCATCCGGCGGCCGTTCGGCATCGATTTCTTCCTGGGGCTGCCCGAGGACCAGGAGTCCCGCTACCGGGACGTGCTGTACGCCGTCGATGCCGGCCAGCCGTGGCTGGACCCGCTGGGACTCGAGGGGCTCAACGGTAACGCTGCGGTGAGCACAGTCATGGAACTTCCCAACCACCGTGTCATTCGCAAGCACGGCATGAGCAGCGCCGGAGGTGTGGGATCAGCAGAAGGCCTCGCCCGGCTGTATGCCGCAGCCACTACTGGCGTTGACGGCGGTCCGGCGTTCCTGTCACCGGAAACCATCCGGACCATGTCCGAAGAGCAGGTATGGGGACTGGACCGCACCTCCGGACTCGACAACGCCTTCGCGGTGGTCTTCATGAAGCCGCACCCCAGCCGGAACTTTGGCAGCCATCGGGCGTTCGGCCACGAGGGTGCCAATGCCGCGTTGGGCTTCGCGGACCCCGGCTACGACCTCGCTTTCGGCTACATTCCGGGGACGCAGGAGGAAGGCAGAACCCCCGGCCGCGCCCACCGGCTGGCACACGCGGCTCGGCAGGCTGCAGCTTCCAGCGCGCAGGCATTGCCGGCCGGCGTTACCCGTGAGTAG
- a CDS encoding FUSC family protein — translation MANTKQQDEAAPSRVGKIRQSVTDSVAVAVAGPRLQLAAKAGLAAGLAFLIAPLMPGVAAQYPYYAPLGALVAMYENVSGSMKQGVQTLVGLGIGIGLAFLLVSVTDPSPVTVAIVMGLGVLLAGLPRLGAGRDWIPTAALLVLLVGGNNPDDFSFGYLLQMGVGVVVGITVNMLVFPPLHFKAAALSLAELRWALAKQLSDMGEAMRETWPPEHEDWAVRSEELAKSARAVRAAVQKADASRQVNPRRRLHPHDLDRDFKDLRGLERVTFHIQDMTEVLADVIWDKDVPFVIPLPYSEPLADALAAVSEVLRSMEDEHPDRQNELIAAATAAVDALADRMASDDVNPDAPSAAESIVLNLHRILRVVTAGQS, via the coding sequence ATGGCAAATACAAAACAGCAGGACGAGGCCGCCCCGTCGCGGGTAGGAAAGATACGGCAGTCCGTGACGGACAGCGTGGCCGTAGCAGTTGCGGGTCCCCGCCTGCAGTTGGCCGCCAAGGCAGGACTCGCCGCAGGCCTGGCCTTTCTTATTGCACCCCTGATGCCGGGTGTCGCAGCCCAGTATCCCTACTACGCCCCGCTCGGTGCCCTCGTGGCGATGTACGAGAACGTGTCGGGCTCCATGAAGCAAGGCGTGCAGACGCTTGTGGGGCTCGGGATCGGCATTGGCCTGGCCTTCCTGCTGGTGAGCGTCACCGACCCTTCGCCGGTGACGGTGGCGATCGTCATGGGGTTGGGTGTCCTGCTCGCAGGGCTGCCGCGGCTTGGAGCCGGGCGTGACTGGATTCCGACGGCGGCGCTCCTGGTCCTCCTGGTGGGTGGCAACAACCCGGACGACTTCTCCTTCGGCTACCTCCTGCAGATGGGCGTAGGAGTCGTGGTGGGAATCACCGTCAACATGCTGGTTTTCCCGCCCCTGCATTTCAAGGCCGCCGCCCTCAGCCTCGCCGAACTCCGGTGGGCGCTCGCCAAGCAACTCTCGGACATGGGCGAGGCGATGAGGGAAACCTGGCCGCCCGAGCACGAGGACTGGGCCGTGCGATCGGAAGAGCTCGCGAAATCGGCCCGTGCCGTCCGGGCCGCCGTCCAGAAAGCCGACGCGAGCAGGCAGGTCAATCCGCGGCGCCGGCTCCACCCGCACGATCTGGACCGGGACTTCAAGGACCTCAGGGGCCTCGAGAGGGTGACTTTCCATATCCAGGACATGACAGAAGTGCTGGCAGATGTCATTTGGGACAAGGACGTTCCCTTCGTCATTCCGCTTCCCTACAGCGAGCCGCTGGCTGATGCGTTGGCCGCGGTCAGCGAGGTCCTCAGGTCCATGGAAGACGAGCACCCTGACCGGCAAAACGAACTGATCGCGGCCGCAACTGCTGCCGTGGACGCCTTGGCTGACCGGATGGCGTCCGATGACGTCAACCCGGATGCTCCGAGCGCCGCTGAATCAATCGTGCTGAACCTGCACCGCATTCTCAGGGTGGTCACGGCCGGTCAGTCCTGA
- a CDS encoding MaoC/PaaZ C-terminal domain-containing protein, with protein MTGAQPVILGDMPSLSKLYVNAAATAARRRVLGTDTGISLPPCGHEVRGVVAEVDNLTAFQHLVGETASDTLPAGFIHALAFPVSMSVMNRDDFPLPLLGMVHLKNKVEQHGTILFTEALDITSWAENLRGHRAGTQVDIVAEVRRTGNSRVIWKGTSTYLAKGVFLPGIDKPSAPAPPATFSAPDPTALWQLGVDTGRAYAAVSGDFNPIHLSVLSAKALGMRRSIAHGMYLASRALADVGAVKGDAFSWEVAFEAPVFLPARVALDISSVHSPSGTWQHSDYAAWNPRSGRRHFSGSVTAL; from the coding sequence ATGACCGGTGCCCAGCCCGTAATACTCGGGGACATGCCGTCGCTGTCCAAGCTCTACGTCAACGCCGCGGCCACCGCAGCCAGGCGCCGGGTGCTCGGTACCGACACGGGTATCTCGCTTCCGCCCTGCGGTCACGAGGTCAGGGGAGTGGTGGCCGAGGTGGACAACCTCACCGCTTTCCAGCACCTGGTGGGTGAGACTGCCAGCGATACCCTGCCTGCCGGCTTCATTCACGCTCTGGCCTTTCCGGTATCGATGAGTGTGATGAACCGTGACGATTTCCCACTGCCGCTGCTGGGAATGGTGCACCTGAAAAACAAGGTGGAACAGCACGGAACCATCCTGTTCACTGAGGCGCTGGACATCACCTCCTGGGCCGAGAACCTGCGCGGCCACCGCGCCGGCACGCAGGTTGACATCGTCGCGGAGGTCCGGCGGACCGGGAACTCCAGGGTCATCTGGAAGGGAACGTCCACGTATCTGGCCAAAGGTGTCTTCCTGCCGGGCATCGACAAGCCTTCGGCCCCGGCCCCGCCGGCAACGTTCTCGGCGCCAGACCCTACGGCACTGTGGCAGCTGGGTGTTGACACTGGCAGGGCTTATGCAGCCGTATCCGGCGACTTCAACCCGATTCACCTCAGCGTCCTCTCGGCGAAAGCCTTGGGCATGCGGCGTTCCATAGCGCACGGCATGTACCTCGCCTCGCGGGCGCTGGCGGATGTGGGCGCTGTGAAGGGGGATGCCTTCAGCTGGGAGGTTGCCTTCGAAGCGCCGGTGTTCCTGCCGGCGCGCGTGGCGCTGGACATCAGTTCGGTCCATTCCCCTTCGGGGACCTGGCAGCACTCCGACTACGCCGCGTGGAATCCGCGGTCCGGCCGGAGGCACTTCAGCGGGAGCGTAACGGCGCTCTAG
- a CDS encoding 3-oxoacyl-ACP reductase, which translates to MTDKYTQLVSRGIGKDLARKLGLPQPVVLRRYQPGQPLVTGPILVQGSSDGADELAAALLSWDLDVRRHAVPREKLGAIILVLDELAHPEELERPVLSAAASVRDLAPNARVVTVSRTPGSAPGPASAAARQGVDGLLRSLAKELRAGATANGIVLADGVATTSPSSLGALRFFLSGRSAFVDGQSLTVTSGEGQLPADPEKPLAGKVAVVTGAARGIGAAIARTLHRDGATLVVVDIPAAGDHLAAVANAVRGTALQLDISREDAGQRIIEHAMGRHGRLDIVIHNAGITRDKLLANMDQGRWSSVLAVNIAAQLRINEALLASEHFRDSPRIVSVASTSGIAGNRGQTNYAASKGGVIGMVRATAPLLAEHHGSINAVAPGFIETEMTARIPFATREVARRLNSLQQGGQPGDVAEAIAFLASDAAGGITGEVLRVCGQNLVGA; encoded by the coding sequence GTGACGGACAAGTACACACAACTCGTATCCCGTGGCATCGGTAAGGACCTTGCCAGGAAGCTTGGCTTGCCGCAGCCGGTGGTGCTCAGGCGCTACCAGCCGGGGCAGCCCCTTGTTACGGGGCCGATCCTGGTCCAGGGCTCCAGCGACGGCGCTGACGAACTCGCGGCCGCCCTCCTTTCCTGGGACCTCGACGTCCGGAGGCATGCGGTGCCCCGGGAAAAGCTGGGTGCCATCATCCTGGTGCTGGATGAGCTGGCCCACCCTGAAGAACTTGAAAGGCCGGTCCTCTCGGCGGCAGCGTCCGTCCGGGATCTGGCACCAAATGCCCGCGTCGTAACGGTGTCACGCACACCGGGGAGTGCGCCGGGGCCCGCTTCCGCAGCAGCGCGCCAGGGAGTTGACGGCCTGCTGCGATCCCTGGCCAAGGAACTGCGTGCCGGCGCCACCGCCAACGGCATCGTTCTGGCAGACGGGGTGGCCACCACGAGTCCCAGCTCCCTCGGAGCCCTGCGCTTCTTCCTGTCCGGCCGGTCAGCCTTTGTCGACGGCCAGTCCCTCACCGTCACCTCCGGGGAAGGGCAGCTTCCCGCCGACCCCGAAAAGCCGCTTGCCGGTAAGGTGGCCGTCGTGACCGGGGCCGCACGCGGCATCGGGGCGGCCATCGCCCGCACGCTCCACCGTGACGGTGCCACCCTGGTGGTCGTCGACATCCCCGCAGCCGGAGACCACCTCGCCGCCGTAGCAAACGCGGTCCGCGGGACGGCGCTGCAGCTGGACATCAGCCGGGAGGACGCCGGGCAGCGGATCATCGAGCATGCGATGGGCAGGCACGGGCGCCTGGACATCGTGATCCATAACGCGGGAATCACCCGGGACAAGCTCCTCGCCAACATGGACCAGGGCCGCTGGAGTTCGGTCCTTGCGGTGAACATCGCAGCCCAGTTGCGCATCAATGAGGCACTGCTGGCGTCCGAGCACTTCCGCGACTCCCCGCGGATCGTGTCAGTCGCCTCCACCAGCGGTATTGCCGGCAACCGCGGCCAAACGAATTATGCGGCGTCCAAGGGCGGCGTCATTGGAATGGTGCGCGCCACGGCACCCCTCCTCGCGGAACACCATGGATCCATCAACGCCGTGGCGCCTGGCTTCATTGAAACCGAGATGACGGCCCGGATCCCCTTCGCAACGCGGGAGGTAGCCCGGCGCTTGAACTCCCTTCAGCAGGGAGGGCAACCCGGCGATGTTGCAGAAGCCATCGCCTTCCTTGCCAGCGACGCCGCGGGCGGCATCACCGGCGAGGTGCTGCGGGTGTGCGGCCAGAACCTGGTGGGCGCATGA
- a CDS encoding acetyl-CoA C-acetyltransferase — protein sequence MSFDGQSATGPEESSTDPVATPGVGSLRKAVVVGGNRIPFARTGGAYTKSSNQDMLTAALDGLIARFGLADERIGEVAAGAVLKHSRDFNLTREAVLGSALSAETPAYDLQQACATGLETVLGLANKIKLGQIDSAIAGGVDSASDAPIAVSEGLREVLLDLNRAKTLPQRLKVLGRLRPKDLAPDAPNTGEPRTGLSMGEHQALTTAQWKITREAQDELAYNSHRNLAAAYDAGFFDDLLTPYRGLNRDSNLRADTTLEKLSTLKPVFGKNLGAEATMTAGNSTPLTDGASTVLLASEEWADAHELPKLATVVDGEAAAVDFVHGKDGLLMAPAFAVPRLLARNGLTLDDIDFFEIHEAFAGTVLSTLAAWEDEEFGRTRLGLDGALGSIDRSKLNVNGSSLAAGHPFAATGGRIVATLAKMLHDKGPVDGRPARGLISICAAGGQGVVAILEAS from the coding sequence ATGTCCTTTGACGGACAGTCCGCCACCGGACCAGAGGAATCATCCACAGACCCGGTAGCCACACCCGGCGTAGGCTCGCTGCGCAAGGCCGTGGTGGTGGGCGGAAACCGGATTCCGTTTGCGCGGACCGGCGGCGCGTATACCAAGTCCTCCAACCAGGACATGCTGACCGCTGCGTTGGACGGCCTGATTGCGCGTTTCGGCCTGGCGGATGAACGGATCGGCGAGGTTGCCGCCGGCGCCGTCCTTAAACACTCGCGTGACTTCAACCTCACCCGCGAGGCAGTGCTGGGCTCGGCCCTATCCGCGGAAACCCCCGCCTACGACCTCCAGCAGGCGTGTGCCACGGGACTGGAGACGGTCCTTGGCCTTGCCAACAAGATCAAGCTGGGACAGATTGACTCGGCCATTGCCGGTGGAGTCGACTCCGCGTCCGATGCGCCCATCGCTGTGAGTGAGGGCCTGCGCGAGGTCCTGCTGGACCTCAACCGCGCCAAGACCCTGCCCCAGCGCCTTAAGGTCCTGGGCCGCCTTCGCCCCAAGGACCTCGCACCCGACGCACCCAATACGGGCGAGCCCCGGACGGGCCTTTCCATGGGTGAACACCAGGCCCTCACCACGGCGCAGTGGAAGATTACCCGTGAGGCCCAGGATGAGTTGGCCTACAACAGCCACCGCAACCTCGCGGCCGCTTATGATGCCGGCTTCTTCGACGACCTGCTCACGCCGTACCGCGGACTGAACCGGGACTCGAATCTGCGCGCCGACACAACACTTGAAAAACTGTCCACGCTCAAGCCCGTCTTCGGAAAGAACCTGGGCGCCGAGGCAACCATGACAGCCGGCAACTCCACCCCGCTCACTGACGGCGCGTCCACCGTGCTGCTCGCGTCGGAGGAGTGGGCGGACGCCCACGAACTTCCCAAGCTCGCGACGGTCGTGGACGGCGAGGCGGCCGCCGTCGACTTCGTCCACGGGAAGGACGGACTGCTGATGGCGCCGGCTTTCGCAGTGCCCCGCCTGCTGGCCCGCAACGGACTGACCCTGGATGACATCGACTTCTTCGAGATCCATGAAGCATTTGCCGGCACAGTCCTCAGCACCCTGGCCGCCTGGGAAGACGAAGAATTCGGCCGGACACGCCTTGGCCTGGACGGCGCGCTGGGCAGCATCGACCGGTCCAAGCTGAACGTGAACGGTTCCTCGCTGGCAGCGGGGCACCCCTTTGCCGCGACCGGAGGGAGGATCGTGGCCACACTGGCCAAGATGCTTCACGACAAGGGCCCGGTGGACGGCCGACCGGCCCGCGGCCTGATTTCCATTTGCGCTGCCGGCGGCCAAGGGGTCGTCGCCATTCTTGAAGCATCCTAG
- a CDS encoding TetR/AcrR family transcriptional regulator codes for MPDTSAASGSAIDGRAARWQSHREERRRELIKSARKAVHALGSDASMEDIAAAAGTSKSVFYRYFGDKAGLQQAVGEVVISQMQRRIQEAAQGAQTPREGLLAMVSAYLQMAETSPNVYTFVTAYSAGEPATTTGGMAATGALGHFFEEVRDMIARPMRAHLGTGKEAVIGYWPTAAIGLVRNAGEQWLATPESPGKPDQETMARQITAWLCVGIAPELENLDPHNPNP; via the coding sequence ATTCCGGACACTTCCGCCGCAAGCGGCTCCGCCATCGACGGGCGCGCCGCCCGCTGGCAGTCGCACAGGGAAGAACGCCGTCGCGAACTCATCAAGTCCGCGCGGAAGGCGGTCCATGCACTGGGCAGCGACGCTTCCATGGAGGACATCGCTGCCGCCGCCGGCACGTCCAAGTCCGTGTTCTACCGCTACTTCGGCGACAAGGCCGGGCTGCAGCAGGCTGTCGGCGAGGTGGTCATAAGCCAGATGCAACGCCGCATCCAGGAGGCCGCCCAGGGCGCCCAGACGCCACGGGAGGGGCTTCTGGCCATGGTGTCCGCCTACCTTCAAATGGCGGAGACCAGCCCCAACGTCTACACATTCGTCACCGCGTACTCGGCAGGAGAACCCGCAACAACCACCGGGGGCATGGCGGCGACGGGCGCGCTCGGCCATTTCTTCGAAGAGGTCCGTGACATGATCGCCCGGCCCATGCGCGCACACCTGGGCACCGGCAAGGAAGCCGTGATCGGCTACTGGCCCACCGCGGCGATCGGGCTCGTAAGGAACGCCGGTGAACAGTGGCTAGCCACGCCGGAGTCGCCCGGCAAACCGGACCAGGAAACCATGGCACGCCAGATCACCGCCTGGCTGTGC